One genomic segment of Helicobacter enhydrae includes these proteins:
- a CDS encoding tRNA dihydrouridine synthase: protein MHFDNLLILAPLAGFTDLPFRSVVKKFGVDLTVSEMISSHALAYQSAKTLKMIQKSPFETPYSVQISGSKLEVLEKAVALLNQTDGIDVIDFNCGCPAPKVSNHGNGSGLLKNLDQMVSCLRLIKDKSNKAYSSVKVRLGYDRKIPIEIAHAINDSGVDFCVIHGRTRSDGYKKERIDYESIRQMKQIIKVPVIANGEITTPAQAKAVREYTGANGVMIGRAALNNPWIFWQIKNQTQELPNLLKQDLVLQHFDLMLEFYGEYGCVMFRKNLHAYAKGEAQASQYRDLVNSLKDPREMRQSIIDFFGSSSIAPIPDIVHLNQKSI from the coding sequence CTGCATTTTGATAATCTCCTCATACTCGCACCACTTGCGGGATTTACGGATTTGCCCTTCCGCTCTGTAGTCAAAAAATTTGGCGTAGATCTCACGGTGAGCGAAATGATTAGCTCCCACGCACTCGCCTACCAAAGTGCCAAAACTCTCAAAATGATTCAAAAATCCCCCTTTGAAACCCCCTACTCCGTGCAAATCTCTGGCTCCAAACTCGAAGTCTTGGAAAAAGCCGTTGCATTGCTCAATCAAACCGATGGGATCGATGTGATCGATTTCAATTGTGGTTGCCCTGCCCCCAAAGTTTCAAACCACGGCAATGGAAGTGGTTTGCTCAAAAATCTCGATCAAATGGTGTCCTGCCTACGCCTCATCAAAGACAAAAGCAACAAAGCCTACTCAAGTGTCAAAGTGCGTTTGGGCTATGATCGCAAAATCCCCATCGAAATTGCCCACGCGATCAATGATAGCGGAGTGGATTTCTGTGTCATCCACGGGAGGACGCGTAGCGATGGATACAAAAAAGAACGGATCGATTATGAAAGCATTAGGCAGATGAAGCAAATCATCAAAGTGCCTGTGATCGCCAATGGAGAAATCACGACACCCGCCCAAGCCAAAGCCGTCCGCGAATACACTGGGGCAAATGGCGTGATGATCGGACGCGCCGCACTCAACAACCCTTGGATTTTTTGGCAAATCAAAAACCAAACGCAAGAACTCCCAAATCTACTCAAGCAAGATCTTGTCTTGCAACATTTTGATTTGATGTTGGAGTTTTATGGAGAATATGGGTGCGTGATGTTTAGAAAAAATCTCCACGCTTATGCCAAAGGGGAAGCCCAAGCTAGTCAATATCGAGATCTTGTCAATAGCCTCAAAGACCCCAGAGAGATGCGTCAAAGTATCATTGATTTTTTTGGCTCTAGCTCCATTGCTCCCATTCCCGACATCGTCCATCTCAATCAAAAAAGTATCTAG
- the nspC gene encoding carboxynorspermidine decarboxylase, protein MQTLRHIPSPCYVLEEDKLLKNAQILQDLQNKSGAKVLIALKGFAFWQSFDLLKPYLCGTTASGEYEARLGYERFGSYGDGKEVCVFSPAYKESEILALLPMATHLIFNSFAQWQRFRPLITAHNQNAQHPIQIGLRLNPLYSEVSPMIYNPCAPKSRLGITPEAFQEGVAKYGLEGISGLHFHTHCEQNSDVLERTIAHIKHHFSTYLHQMRWINLGGGHHITKQGYDLPLLIQLVQEMRAEFGTEIFLEPGEAVGWECGFLLGEVVDIVCNDGEIAILDVSASAHMPDCLEMPYRPMISKLSSSGLEDDLGSDVGRYRYRLGGPTCLSGDVMGDFSFDSPLEIGDRIIFKDMIHYTIVKNTTFNGVPLPALGTIRQNGEFKLLKSFDYSYYEQRNG, encoded by the coding sequence ATTCAAACACTCAGACACATCCCCTCCCCCTGCTATGTGCTAGAGGAGGACAAACTACTCAAAAACGCACAAATCCTCCAAGACCTCCAAAACAAAAGCGGTGCAAAAGTCCTCATCGCACTCAAAGGCTTTGCTTTTTGGCAAAGCTTTGATTTGCTCAAACCCTACTTGTGCGGAACGACTGCAAGCGGAGAATATGAGGCACGATTGGGATATGAGAGATTTGGCTCCTATGGCGATGGCAAAGAGGTTTGCGTCTTTTCCCCTGCATACAAAGAAAGTGAGATCCTTGCACTCCTGCCAATGGCGACACATCTTATCTTCAACTCTTTTGCCCAATGGCAAAGATTTCGCCCACTCATCACCGCACACAATCAAAATGCCCAACACCCCATCCAAATAGGATTGCGACTCAATCCCTTGTATAGCGAAGTTTCTCCGATGATTTACAATCCCTGTGCCCCCAAATCAAGACTAGGGATCACGCCTGAAGCTTTTCAAGAAGGCGTAGCAAAATACGGACTGGAGGGGATTAGCGGTTTGCACTTCCACACACATTGCGAACAAAATAGCGATGTCTTGGAGAGGACAATCGCCCACATCAAACACCACTTCAGCACCTATCTCCACCAAATGCGATGGATCAATCTAGGTGGAGGGCACCATATCACCAAACAAGGCTACGATCTCCCTTTGCTCATCCAACTCGTGCAAGAAATGAGGGCTGAATTTGGCACAGAGATTTTTCTAGAGCCCGGTGAAGCTGTGGGGTGGGAGTGCGGGTTTTTGCTCGGCGAGGTGGTTGATATTGTTTGCAATGACGGAGAGATCGCGATTTTGGATGTGTCTGCCTCTGCACATATGCCCGACTGCCTTGAAATGCCCTATCGCCCTATGATTAGCAAGCTTAGCTCCTCTGGACTAGAGGATGATTTGGGAAGCGATGTGGGGAGATACAGATACAGACTTGGGGGACCCACTTGCCTCTCTGGCGATGTAATGGGGGATTTTAGCTTTGATAGCCCACTAGAAATCGGAGATAGAATCATTTTCAAAGATATGATTCACTACACCATTGTCAAAAACACGACTTTCAATGGCGTGCCACTGCCCGCACTTGGCACTATCCGACAAAATGGGGAGTTCAAACTCCTCAAATCCTTTGATTATTCTTATTATGAGCAACGCAATGGCTAA
- the recR gene encoding recombination mediator RecR, giving the protein MIKYRLETFQTLVETLEQIPTIGRKTAEKIAYTLSVEDKKLAQSIASAIMGAANHIRKCQTCQGLSENEECGICIDTERDNGELCIVQHARDIGIVESVGFFKGKYFVLENLDEVDFEKLQRRIQDCGICEVIFSFPPSLSNDALMLFVEDRLSACQLSFSKIAQGIPTGIALDHIDHLSLMRAFQGRIKI; this is encoded by the coding sequence ATGATTAAATATAGATTAGAAACTTTTCAAACTTTGGTAGAAACACTAGAGCAGATCCCAACCATTGGCAGAAAGACAGCAGAAAAAATCGCCTACACTCTAAGTGTCGAGGACAAAAAGCTCGCCCAGTCTATCGCTTCTGCGATTATGGGGGCAGCCAATCACATCAGAAAATGCCAAACTTGCCAAGGGCTGAGCGAAAACGAAGAATGCGGAATCTGTATAGACACAGAGCGTGATAATGGGGAGTTGTGTATCGTGCAACACGCTAGAGATATTGGGATAGTGGAGAGTGTGGGGTTTTTTAAGGGCAAATATTTTGTTTTGGAAAATCTAGATGAAGTGGATTTTGAGAAGCTTCAGAGGCGGATTCAAGATTGTGGGATTTGTGAAGTGATTTTTAGCTTCCCACCCTCACTTTCTAATGACGCTTTGATGCTGTTTGTGGAGGATCGTTTGAGTGCTTGTCAGCTCTCTTTTAGCAAAATCGCACAGGGGATTCCTACAGGAATCGCTTTGGATCATATCGATCATCTCTCTTTGATGAGGGCGTTTCAGGGTCGGATAAAGATCTAG
- a CDS encoding chemotaxis protein, with protein MNLSNIVQVTNLHKNNELQLLCFFLEQAGDIYAINVFKIREIVKYTGDITKITYEKNSLIEGLITIRDMTIPLIDMKKWFYYNSNEPEKNLDHYAITENRNEEIIMICEFSRWTIGVRIYQADRILNKKWEEIEQGIGFNSDAGNGKLVSKTQYFDGRLVQVVDIEKMLIDVFPWIELDKAKELDSLDNLKVSKTILLADDSPVVLKTMQTILNKLGIRHRDFYNGKTLLNYLFDERTNIDDIGLIITDLEMPETSGFEVIKQVKNNPNTAHIPVVVNSSMSGSSNEDMAMSLDANGFISKSNPKEIQEIIKQFLCNQEF; from the coding sequence ATGAACCTATCAAATATCGTCCAAGTGACAAACTTACACAAAAACAATGAGTTGCAACTACTATGTTTTTTCTTGGAACAAGCTGGAGATATTTATGCGATCAATGTCTTCAAAATCCGTGAAATTGTCAAATATACAGGGGACATTACAAAAATCACCTATGAGAAAAACTCCCTGATTGAGGGGCTGATCACCATTAGAGATATGACAATCCCCCTCATTGATATGAAAAAATGGTTCTACTACAATTCCAATGAACCTGAGAAAAATCTCGATCATTATGCAATCACAGAAAATCGCAACGAAGAAATCATTATGATTTGTGAGTTTTCACGCTGGACAATTGGCGTAAGAATCTACCAAGCCGATCGCATTCTCAACAAAAAATGGGAAGAGATCGAACAAGGGATTGGATTTAATAGCGATGCAGGAAATGGCAAACTTGTGAGCAAAACGCAATATTTTGATGGGCGTTTGGTGCAAGTTGTGGATATTGAAAAAATGCTCATTGATGTTTTCCCTTGGATTGAGCTTGACAAAGCCAAAGAGCTTGATTCGCTTGACAATCTCAAAGTTTCCAAAACCATTCTACTTGCAGATGATAGCCCTGTGGTTCTCAAAACAATGCAAACGATCCTCAACAAGCTCGGTATCCGTCACAGAGATTTTTATAATGGCAAAACTTTGCTCAATTATCTCTTTGATGAACGGACAAATATCGATGACATCGGACTCATCATCACCGATTTGGAAATGCCTGAAACAAGTGGGTTTGAAGTCATTAAGCAAGTCAAAAACAATCCTAACACCGCTCATATCCCTGTGGTAGTGAATTCTTCAATGAGTGGAAGTAGCAATGAAGATATGGCGATGTCCCTTGATGCCAATGGATTCATCTCCAAATCCAACCCCAAAGAAATCCAAGAAATCATCAAACAATTTTTGTGCAATCAAGAATTTTAG